The following coding sequences lie in one Drosophila sulfurigaster albostrigata strain 15112-1811.04 chromosome 2R, ASM2355843v2, whole genome shotgun sequence genomic window:
- the LOC133837942 gene encoding uncharacterized protein LOC133837942 isoform X2, with product MSAMGQKCSKPQHLTEVRNSSDLCTRKDGKNKIQNQYQKNSDSQLVPDWIHKSQFIEILKENVPEFARIENFLVKPALSAGENYSSLMLRVIIDIKLTDKTIKPMSFMMKVPHESAKMQQMLKTVNFFTVENATYTELISKFEDIYKAKGISITFAPRTYKFKESLKYEPKLANSVLMYDLSQDGYRNLNRMDCLNMEESKFVLRKLAQYHAAGAHCRVIHGPYSDVFTQPMFGSSKERALTILNGIMGPFKKMFLGHLKNFKDGDKYYDKFEHLFSKMSQKFLKLSTYDPNEFNVINHGDCWINNLLFKFGPNKELVDVIFVDFQLPKYGHPSTDLLNFIMTSVHIDLKLKEFDFFIKYYHDHLIEHLLLLGYSERMPTLKELHSQLYKYGIWAITASVMVLPIVLLDPNEEALEGAQFKNMLYTNSRYKTHIEKILPWLDNRGLLEE from the exons ATGTCGGCCATGGGTCAAAAGTGTTCGAAGCCTCAGCATTTAACTGAAGTTCGAAATAGTTCCGATTTGTGCACCAGAAAGGATGGAAAGAACAAGATCCAAAATCAGTATCAGAAAAATTCTGATAGTCAGTTGGTACCCGACTGGATACACAAGTCCCAATTTATTGAGATTCTAAAAGAAAATGTTCCCGAGTTTGCCAGAATTGAGAACTTTTTGGTGAAACCAGCATTAAGTGCAGGCGAGAACTATTCGTCCTTAATGTTGCGAGTAATCATTGATATAAAGTTAACAG ATAAAACCATAAAGCCTATGTCATTCATGATGAAAGTGCCTCATGAATCggccaaaatgcaacaaatgttAAAAACCGTCAACTTTTTTACTGTGGAGAATGCAACATATACTGAACTAATATCGAAGTTCGAGGACATTTATAAGGCCAAAGGTATAAGCATCACGTTCGCTCCACGAACCTACAAGTTCAAAGAGAGCCTTAAATATGAGCCCAAATTGGCGAATTCGGTGCTCATGTATGATCTAAGCCAGGATGGCTACAGAAACCTCAATCGAATGGATTGCCTCAATATGGAGGAGAGCAAGTTTGTACTTCGCAAGCTTGCACAATACCATGCAGCCGGAGCACATTGTCGCGTCATTCATGGGCCCTATTCAGACGTTTTTACTCAGCCCATGTTTGGTTCCAGCAAGGAGAGAGCCCTCACCATACTGAACGGCATAATGGGACcttttaagaaaatgtttctAGGTCATCTTAAAAACTTTAAGGATGGCGACAAATACTatgacaaattt GAACATCTTTTCTCCAAAATGAGTCAGAAATTCCTTAAACTAAGTACCTATGATCCCAATGAGTTCAATGTGATTAATCATGGTGATTGTTGGATTAATAATCTGCTCTTCAAATTTGGGCCGAATAAGGAATTAGTCGATGTAATTTTTGTTGACTTTCAATTGCCAAAATATGGACACCCCTCAACGGATTTACTCAACTTTATCATGACTTCTGTGCACATTGATCTCAAATTAAAGGAATTCGACTTTTTTATCAAATACTACCACGATCATCTGATTGAGCACCTGCTCCTGTTAGGCTATTCGGAGCGAATGCCTACCTTAAAGGAACTTCATTCGCAGCTGTATAAATATGGAATCTGGGCAATTACAGCTTCTGTTATGGTGCTGCCAATTGTTCTACTGGATCCCAACGAAGAAGCACTTGAAGGTGCCCAGTTCAAGAACATGTTGTACACCAATAGCCGTTATAAGACTCATATTGAGAAAATATTACCATGGCTAGACAACCGGGGTCTGTTAGAAGAATAA
- the LOC133837942 gene encoding uncharacterized protein LOC133837942 isoform X1, whose translation MKAKKKTLDFMSAMGQKCSKPQHLTEVRNSSDLCTRKDGKNKIQNQYQKNSDSQLVPDWIHKSQFIEILKENVPEFARIENFLVKPALSAGENYSSLMLRVIIDIKLTDKTIKPMSFMMKVPHESAKMQQMLKTVNFFTVENATYTELISKFEDIYKAKGISITFAPRTYKFKESLKYEPKLANSVLMYDLSQDGYRNLNRMDCLNMEESKFVLRKLAQYHAAGAHCRVIHGPYSDVFTQPMFGSSKERALTILNGIMGPFKKMFLGHLKNFKDGDKYYDKFEHLFSKMSQKFLKLSTYDPNEFNVINHGDCWINNLLFKFGPNKELVDVIFVDFQLPKYGHPSTDLLNFIMTSVHIDLKLKEFDFFIKYYHDHLIEHLLLLGYSERMPTLKELHSQLYKYGIWAITASVMVLPIVLLDPNEEALEGAQFKNMLYTNSRYKTHIEKILPWLDNRGLLEE comes from the exons ATGTCGGCCATGGGTCAAAAGTGTTCGAAGCCTCAGCATTTAACTGAAGTTCGAAATAGTTCCGATTTGTGCACCAGAAAGGATGGAAAGAACAAGATCCAAAATCAGTATCAGAAAAATTCTGATAGTCAGTTGGTACCCGACTGGATACACAAGTCCCAATTTATTGAGATTCTAAAAGAAAATGTTCCCGAGTTTGCCAGAATTGAGAACTTTTTGGTGAAACCAGCATTAAGTGCAGGCGAGAACTATTCGTCCTTAATGTTGCGAGTAATCATTGATATAAAGTTAACAG ATAAAACCATAAAGCCTATGTCATTCATGATGAAAGTGCCTCATGAATCggccaaaatgcaacaaatgttAAAAACCGTCAACTTTTTTACTGTGGAGAATGCAACATATACTGAACTAATATCGAAGTTCGAGGACATTTATAAGGCCAAAGGTATAAGCATCACGTTCGCTCCACGAACCTACAAGTTCAAAGAGAGCCTTAAATATGAGCCCAAATTGGCGAATTCGGTGCTCATGTATGATCTAAGCCAGGATGGCTACAGAAACCTCAATCGAATGGATTGCCTCAATATGGAGGAGAGCAAGTTTGTACTTCGCAAGCTTGCACAATACCATGCAGCCGGAGCACATTGTCGCGTCATTCATGGGCCCTATTCAGACGTTTTTACTCAGCCCATGTTTGGTTCCAGCAAGGAGAGAGCCCTCACCATACTGAACGGCATAATGGGACcttttaagaaaatgtttctAGGTCATCTTAAAAACTTTAAGGATGGCGACAAATACTatgacaaattt GAACATCTTTTCTCCAAAATGAGTCAGAAATTCCTTAAACTAAGTACCTATGATCCCAATGAGTTCAATGTGATTAATCATGGTGATTGTTGGATTAATAATCTGCTCTTCAAATTTGGGCCGAATAAGGAATTAGTCGATGTAATTTTTGTTGACTTTCAATTGCCAAAATATGGACACCCCTCAACGGATTTACTCAACTTTATCATGACTTCTGTGCACATTGATCTCAAATTAAAGGAATTCGACTTTTTTATCAAATACTACCACGATCATCTGATTGAGCACCTGCTCCTGTTAGGCTATTCGGAGCGAATGCCTACCTTAAAGGAACTTCATTCGCAGCTGTATAAATATGGAATCTGGGCAATTACAGCTTCTGTTATGGTGCTGCCAATTGTTCTACTGGATCCCAACGAAGAAGCACTTGAAGGTGCCCAGTTCAAGAACATGTTGTACACCAATAGCCGTTATAAGACTCATATTGAGAAAATATTACCATGGCTAGACAACCGGGGTCTGTTAGAAGAATAA